Proteins from a genomic interval of Corallincola holothuriorum:
- the codB gene encoding cytosine permease, which yields MSNSTQAPTPNDSEHDFATSHEDFAQQPVPENARRGLLAMSAVMLGFTFFAASMWTGGKLGQGFKLWPDLIVVILLGNLILGVYGALLGYAAAKTNLSTHVLSRYAFGVNGSKLPSFMLAFTQIGWFGVGVAMFAYPINKFIDVPNLPLIIGGGIVMTYTVVVGFKAIEWLSVVAVPAILLLGLTSVGTAISDTPGGLQALMDVEPTASLTFAVGIALAVGSFISGATLTPDFVRYAKTRKIGVAATIIGFTFGNSLMFIFGAVGAMATGVADIAEVLALQGLLGAGIFLLVLNIWTTNDNALYAAGLGLTNLTGLKRVHLVIAAGVIGTLLAEWLYNNFVDWLVFLSVSLPPIGGIIIADFYLRCHGQYPSPASHDFSSVNWGAMIAWGLAIGASVISPAEGIFSIAPLNAILTAMIAHVVLCRLLNRG from the coding sequence ATGTCCAACAGCACTCAAGCGCCAACGCCGAATGACAGTGAACACGACTTTGCTACCAGTCATGAGGATTTTGCCCAACAACCGGTGCCGGAAAATGCGCGTCGAGGGTTACTGGCGATGTCAGCCGTTATGCTTGGCTTTACCTTCTTTGCTGCCAGCATGTGGACCGGTGGTAAATTGGGGCAGGGCTTTAAGTTGTGGCCGGATCTGATCGTGGTGATCTTGTTGGGAAATTTGATCCTTGGCGTCTACGGCGCTTTGCTTGGGTATGCCGCCGCAAAAACCAACCTCTCGACCCACGTTCTCTCCCGCTATGCCTTTGGCGTTAATGGCTCAAAGTTACCTTCATTTATGCTCGCGTTCACCCAAATTGGTTGGTTTGGCGTGGGGGTGGCGATGTTCGCTTACCCGATCAACAAGTTTATCGATGTGCCTAACCTGCCATTGATTATCGGCGGCGGTATCGTGATGACCTATACCGTTGTGGTCGGCTTTAAAGCGATCGAGTGGCTGAGTGTCGTCGCGGTACCAGCCATCTTGTTGTTGGGTTTGACCTCCGTTGGCACGGCTATTTCTGATACGCCGGGTGGTTTGCAGGCGCTGATGGACGTTGAGCCTACGGCTAGCCTAACTTTTGCCGTGGGTATTGCCCTTGCAGTGGGCTCTTTTATCAGTGGCGCGACACTCACGCCAGATTTTGTGCGCTATGCCAAAACTCGAAAAATCGGCGTTGCCGCGACTATCATCGGCTTCACTTTTGGTAATAGTTTGATGTTTATCTTCGGTGCTGTTGGCGCCATGGCCACAGGTGTGGCAGACATTGCCGAAGTGTTGGCTCTACAAGGACTATTGGGGGCGGGGATATTTCTATTGGTACTGAATATCTGGACCACAAATGACAACGCCTTGTATGCAGCGGGGTTAGGTTTGACCAACCTCACTGGCCTTAAGCGTGTGCACCTGGTGATCGCCGCAGGGGTTATTGGTACGTTATTGGCGGAGTGGCTGTACAACAATTTTGTCGACTGGCTGGTGTTTTTAAGTGTGTCGTTGCCTCCGATAGGCGGCATCATCATTGCTGATTTTTACTTGCGCTGCCATGGGCAATACCCATCTCCTGCCAGCCATGATTTTAGCTCAGTCAACTGGGGCGCGATGATCGCATGGGGCTTGGCCATTGGCGCCTCAGTGATTTCGCCAGCAGAGGGGATATTCAGTATCGCGCCGTTAAATGCGATATTAACTGCCATGATCGCCCATGTTGTGCTGTGCCGGCTGCTGAATCGGGGCTAG
- a CDS encoding amidohydrolase family protein produces the protein MFDLLIRRVNLPDGQQGVDIAIADGKIVEVRKDIAASAVNEIDGNGAFACPPFVDSHFHMDSALSLGQPRLNQSGTLLEGIALWGELKPQLTFDAIKQRALAMCQWSIARGTLAIRSHVDICDDSLLAVDALLEVREEMKSYIDLQLVAFPQDGYLRYPRSAENLKRALDRGVDVIGGIPHFERTMADGAESIKQLCALAVERGLMVDMHCDESDDPMSRHIETLACETQRLGLQGRVTGSHLTSMHSMDNYYVSKLIPLIREAELHVVANPLINITLQGRHDSYPKRRGMTRVPELIAAGVNVAFGHDCVMDPWYSMGTHDMLDVAHMGMHIGQMTSLQGMQHAFDAVTVSGAKTMGLRDYGLAPGCHADLIILQANSAIEAIQLRPARLFVVRRGRVISQTAPVQPQLTLGDSQTEVNFSKGLF, from the coding sequence ATGTTTGATCTACTCATTCGCAGAGTCAATCTGCCCGATGGCCAGCAGGGCGTTGATATCGCGATTGCTGATGGCAAGATTGTTGAGGTTAGAAAGGATATTGCAGCGTCAGCGGTAAACGAGATCGATGGTAACGGTGCCTTTGCTTGCCCGCCATTCGTTGACAGCCACTTTCATATGGATTCAGCGTTGAGTCTTGGCCAGCCGCGCCTCAATCAGAGCGGCACTCTGCTGGAAGGGATCGCCCTATGGGGTGAGCTAAAACCGCAACTCACGTTTGATGCGATTAAACAAAGGGCGTTGGCAATGTGCCAATGGTCGATTGCTCGTGGCACGTTGGCGATCCGAAGTCATGTCGACATCTGTGATGACAGCTTGCTGGCCGTCGATGCGTTACTTGAAGTCCGTGAAGAGATGAAATCTTACATCGACCTGCAATTGGTGGCGTTTCCACAAGACGGTTATCTGCGCTACCCCCGCTCCGCTGAAAATCTAAAACGTGCGCTGGACCGAGGCGTCGATGTGATAGGGGGCATCCCCCATTTTGAGCGCACCATGGCAGACGGCGCAGAGTCAATCAAGCAACTGTGCGCACTCGCCGTAGAGCGCGGTTTAATGGTCGACATGCATTGCGATGAAAGTGACGATCCGATGTCTCGGCATATTGAAACCCTAGCGTGTGAAACTCAGCGCCTTGGCTTACAGGGCAGGGTAACTGGCTCACACCTCACCTCCATGCACTCCATGGATAATTACTACGTGAGTAAACTGATACCACTGATCCGCGAAGCGGAACTGCATGTAGTCGCTAACCCGCTAATTAACATTACCTTGCAGGGGCGGCACGACAGCTATCCGAAACGTCGAGGTATGACCCGAGTACCTGAGCTTATTGCCGCTGGCGTGAATGTTGCGTTTGGCCATGATTGCGTAATGGATCCTTGGTACAGCATGGGCACCCACGACATGCTGGATGTGGCACATATGGGAATGCATATTGGTCAGATGACCAGTTTACAAGGCATGCAGCATGCCTTTGATGCGGTCACAGTGAGCGGTGCCAAAACTATGGGATTACGGGATTACGGCTTGGCGCCCGGTTGTCACGCTGACTTGATCATTTTACAGGCTAATAGCGCCATCGAAGCGATCCAGCTCCGTCCGGCGCGTTTGTTTGTGGTGCGTCGCGGTCGGGTGATATCGCAGACGGCACCGGTTCAGCCACAGTTAACACTGGGTGATAGCCAAACCGAGGTAAATTTTAGTAAAGGGCTTTTTTAG
- a CDS encoding glutamine synthetase III family protein, producing MSGNQARLMAISNITNGSAMDVCTPKLMKDLWACDVFDFAKMEQSLSKNAFKAMKKTVQTGAPLEPATADVVAAAMKDWAHSKGAKFFSHIFYPMTNATAEKHDGFIITNSDGHAISEFTGSLLIKGEPDGSSFPNGSLRMTNAARGYTAWDPTSPAYIMHTPNGATLMIPSVFMSWTGEALDKKIPLLRSNSAMNTAAQKVLSLMGETEIATLNSSCGAEQEYFLVDENFAAARPDLLLAGRTLFGAAPAKGQQFDDHYFGAIPERVQVYMQDVENTLYRLGIPAKTHHNEVAPGQFEIAPYYEAANVAADHQQLLMTVLKITAKKHGFLCLLHEKPFAGVNGSGKHVNWSVGNSTQGNLLDPGCTPEKNLNFLLFCGAVIRGVHKYGPLLRAVIASAANDHRLGANEAPPAILSVYLGEQLEKVFMDIKDGNLKPTVNGGLMDLGLSQILHFERDPGDRNRTSPFAFTGNRFEFRAVGSSQSVSGPLVAMNTMLADSLDWIAEKLDAELSSGADQTTGVINVLKALMEEHGNAVFGGDGYATEWHEKAVSERGLKNIPTTADALPAFLEESVKELFSSTGVLTPVELESRYEVYSEQYILSIEVEANLVVDIATTSIYPAAMSYLSELTGSIAGASSIGIELDTSVAKKVATDANAMMAAVNKLSAALESHDFPSVEAHMQYCANDIRSLMDEVRLYADTLETQVSDELWPLPKYAEMLFIK from the coding sequence ATGAGCGGAAATCAAGCAAGGTTAATGGCTATCAGCAACATCACGAATGGTTCGGCGATGGATGTTTGCACACCGAAATTAATGAAAGACCTATGGGCATGTGACGTATTTGACTTCGCCAAAATGGAACAGTCGCTGTCTAAGAACGCCTTTAAAGCGATGAAGAAGACAGTCCAAACTGGCGCACCTCTTGAGCCAGCAACTGCCGACGTTGTTGCCGCAGCTATGAAAGACTGGGCCCACTCTAAAGGTGCCAAGTTCTTCTCTCACATCTTCTATCCAATGACTAACGCCACCGCAGAAAAACATGATGGCTTTATCATTACTAACTCTGATGGCCATGCAATTTCTGAATTCACAGGTAGCCTGCTGATCAAGGGTGAGCCAGACGGTTCATCTTTCCCTAACGGTAGCCTGCGTATGACCAACGCCGCCCGTGGATATACTGCATGGGATCCAACCAGCCCTGCTTACATCATGCACACGCCAAACGGCGCCACCCTGATGATCCCAAGCGTGTTCATGTCCTGGACTGGTGAAGCTCTGGATAAGAAGATCCCTCTGCTACGTTCAAACTCGGCAATGAACACTGCGGCGCAAAAAGTGCTTTCACTGATGGGTGAAACTGAAATCGCCACATTGAACTCAAGCTGCGGTGCTGAGCAGGAGTACTTCCTGGTCGATGAGAATTTCGCTGCCGCCCGTCCAGATCTGTTGTTAGCAGGTCGTACCCTGTTCGGCGCAGCCCCGGCGAAAGGTCAGCAGTTTGATGACCACTACTTCGGTGCTATCCCTGAGCGTGTTCAGGTGTATATGCAAGACGTAGAAAACACTCTGTATCGTCTCGGCATCCCAGCTAAAACACACCACAACGAAGTGGCCCCTGGCCAGTTCGAGATTGCCCCTTACTACGAAGCGGCTAACGTGGCTGCCGATCATCAGCAGTTGCTGATGACTGTGCTAAAAATCACGGCGAAGAAGCATGGCTTCCTGTGCTTGTTACACGAAAAACCATTTGCTGGTGTTAATGGCTCAGGTAAGCACGTTAACTGGTCTGTCGGTAACTCAACCCAGGGTAACTTGTTAGATCCAGGCTGTACGCCTGAGAAAAACCTCAACTTCCTGTTGTTCTGTGGTGCGGTTATTCGCGGCGTCCACAAATACGGTCCTTTACTGCGCGCAGTGATCGCATCTGCGGCTAACGACCACCGTTTGGGTGCCAATGAAGCACCTCCAGCGATCCTCTCTGTTTACCTGGGTGAGCAGTTAGAGAAAGTCTTTATGGATATTAAAGACGGCAACCTTAAACCAACAGTCAACGGCGGCCTGATGGACCTAGGTCTATCACAGATCCTGCATTTTGAGCGTGATCCTGGAGACCGTAACCGTACTTCACCGTTCGCCTTCACCGGTAACCGTTTTGAATTCCGCGCAGTCGGCTCATCACAATCAGTTTCCGGTCCATTGGTTGCAATGAACACCATGCTGGCCGATTCTCTCGATTGGATCGCTGAGAAGCTAGATGCAGAGCTAAGCAGCGGTGCAGACCAGACCACAGGCGTAATCAACGTACTGAAAGCGTTGATGGAAGAGCACGGTAACGCCGTGTTTGGTGGCGACGGTTATGCGACTGAATGGCACGAGAAAGCAGTTTCTGAGCGTGGTTTGAAGAACATCCCAACCACAGCAGATGCCTTGCCTGCATTCCTAGAAGAGTCAGTCAAAGAGCTATTCTCTAGTACCGGCGTATTAACACCGGTTGAACTGGAAAGCCGTTACGAAGTTTACTCGGAACAGTACATCCTCTCTATCGAAGTGGAAGCGAATTTGGTTGTAGATATCGCCACCACCTCTATCTACCCTGCAGCCATGAGCTACTTGTCAGAACTGACTGGTAGCATTGCAGGAGCATCAAGCATTGGCATTGAGCTGGATACATCAGTTGCCAAGAAAGTGGCCACCGACGCTAACGCCATGATGGCTGCAGTTAATAAACTTTCAGCTGCGTTGGAAAGCCACGACTTCCCATCTGTTGAAGCACACATGCAGTATTGTGCCAATGACATTCGCTCACTGATGGACGAAGTGCGTCTGTATGCAGACACGCTGGAGACGCAAGTTTCTGACGAACTGTGGCCGCTGCCTAAGTACGCTGAAATGTTGTTCATCAAGTAA
- the trpB gene encoding tryptophan synthase subunit beta: protein MINTFVHSQPNHEGFFGDFGGSFIPEQLQAIIDEITQAYQAIRQDPEFLAELARLYKHFVGRPSPIFHAQNLSMKYGADIYLKREDLNHTGAHKINHCLGEALLAKKMGKAKLIAETGAGQHGVALATAAALVGLKCDIYMGEVDIAKEYPNVVRMRILGAKVIPATHGRKTLKEAVDAAFDAYMTDPVSQFYAIGSVVGPHPFPMMVRDFQSIIGNEAREQFLQMEGCLPDNLVACVGGGSNAVGLFTAFLKDEAVAMHGIEPGGRTLNEPGEHAATLTLGTPGVMHGFKSYMLQDDEGEPGQVYSVASGLDYPSVGPQHAYLKELGRVNYDTISDDEAIEAFFELSRQEGIIPAIESAHAVAYAIKLAKHGEDGSILLNLSGRGDKDIDFVVANYGEKFGIDDIT, encoded by the coding sequence ATGATAAATACATTTGTCCATTCGCAGCCTAATCACGAAGGCTTTTTCGGTGACTTCGGCGGTAGCTTTATTCCGGAACAACTCCAAGCCATCATCGACGAGATCACTCAGGCGTATCAGGCCATTCGCCAAGATCCTGAATTTTTAGCTGAGCTGGCGCGGCTATATAAACACTTTGTTGGACGCCCAAGCCCGATTTTTCATGCGCAAAATTTGTCAATGAAATATGGCGCAGACATCTACCTTAAACGTGAAGATCTGAACCACACGGGTGCCCACAAAATTAATCATTGTCTGGGTGAAGCCCTGCTAGCAAAAAAGATGGGTAAGGCCAAATTGATCGCTGAAACCGGCGCCGGCCAACACGGTGTTGCACTGGCGACTGCGGCCGCGCTGGTTGGCCTGAAATGCGATATATATATGGGCGAAGTAGACATCGCCAAAGAGTATCCCAACGTGGTGCGGATGCGGATCTTAGGCGCGAAAGTCATCCCAGCAACTCACGGTCGTAAAACCCTGAAAGAAGCCGTAGATGCCGCGTTTGACGCCTATATGACAGATCCTGTCAGTCAGTTTTATGCCATCGGCTCGGTTGTTGGCCCCCACCCTTTCCCTATGATGGTTAGAGATTTCCAATCTATTATCGGTAATGAAGCAAGAGAGCAGTTTCTGCAGATGGAAGGCTGCTTACCAGACAACTTGGTTGCCTGTGTTGGCGGCGGCTCCAACGCTGTCGGTTTGTTTACTGCGTTTTTAAAGGATGAGGCAGTGGCGATGCACGGCATCGAACCAGGCGGCCGCACCCTCAACGAACCGGGCGAACATGCCGCGACATTGACCTTGGGAACCCCTGGGGTGATGCATGGTTTTAAATCGTATATGTTGCAAGATGATGAAGGCGAGCCTGGGCAAGTTTACTCAGTGGCCAGTGGTTTGGACTACCCATCGGTAGGACCACAACATGCCTATCTAAAAGAACTGGGGCGGGTGAACTACGACACCATCAGCGATGACGAAGCGATTGAGGCTTTCTTTGAGCTATCTCGACAGGAAGGCATTATCCCAGCAATAGAATCGGCTCACGCCGTAGCTTATGCGATTAAACTCGCCAAGCATGGCGAAGATGGCAGCATACTGCTTAACCTGTCTGGCCGTGGCGACAAAGATATCGATTTCGTGGTGGCAAATTACGGTGAAAAATTTGGTATTGACGATATAACTTAA
- a CDS encoding Hsp20 family protein, with product MNTIDLSPLYRNSIGFDQFASLLDRALKSDNNSAGYPPYNIEVLDENQYGIQLAVAGFTLAELDITVEKNVLTIRGNKGKEEGKKYLYQGIARRGFERKFNLADHVEVRGADLENGLLMVHLVKEIPEAMKPRSIAINYKDAATSQPRLNEAEEQQTVTIDAA from the coding sequence ATGAACACTATCGATTTATCACCACTTTACCGTAACAGTATTGGCTTCGATCAATTTGCATCACTGCTGGATCGTGCGCTAAAAAGCGACAACAACAGTGCTGGTTACCCGCCATACAACATCGAGGTGCTGGATGAAAACCAGTACGGTATCCAATTAGCTGTCGCCGGCTTCACGCTCGCTGAGCTGGATATCACGGTGGAGAAAAATGTACTAACGATCCGTGGTAACAAAGGTAAAGAAGAGGGTAAGAAATACCTCTACCAAGGCATTGCTCGCCGTGGATTTGAACGTAAATTCAACCTCGCTGACCACGTTGAAGTACGCGGTGCGGATCTGGAAAATGGCCTATTGATGGTACATCTGGTCAAAGAGATCCCAGAAGCGATGAAGCCACGCAGTATCGCCATTAATTATAAAGACGCAGCAACATCGCAGCCGCGTTTGAACGAAGCGGAAGAGCAGCAAACCGTCACCATCGACGCCGCCTAA
- a CDS encoding esterase/lipase family protein yields the protein MKNGDVKSGKSPLKVKDLIGATQLSALAVTQVSHIAEGVHQAIWSSFGVKGGKAPHTTGGITGLVYKSIRGTTAVLSKGAVSLLNALPLQTVVEGEESPKRANLMAVLNGVIGDQLQQTHNPFATPMTLRLNGELIDLSHANSTEALFSRLSSTGGKILLMVHGLCRNDLHWQQQHEGRLVNHGETVSQACGYQPIYLRYNSGLPVYANGRQLAEMLERLHEHWPESIADLTVLAHSMGGLVIRSACYHAEQCGMKWQRCLKHIIFLGTPHHGAPLELIGSWLHRSLLHTPFTAPFSRLAKLRSAGITDLRYGTVLEEEWHGEDRFHHRSDACRAVALPTGVNCLNVAATTASKASTLAKRLVGDGLVPLNSALGYHDLAEKAQPFEDCHHHTFYSMNHLALLSRPEVGERLVDWLGAANDFLNE from the coding sequence ATGAAAAACGGGGATGTAAAATCAGGTAAGTCGCCTTTAAAGGTGAAAGATCTTATTGGGGCTACCCAACTGTCAGCGTTGGCCGTTACCCAGGTTTCGCATATTGCTGAGGGGGTGCATCAAGCTATTTGGAGTAGCTTTGGTGTGAAAGGGGGTAAAGCGCCGCATACCACAGGTGGGATCACAGGCTTAGTGTACAAATCTATTCGCGGTACAACGGCCGTTTTAAGTAAAGGTGCAGTATCACTGCTCAATGCGTTACCTCTGCAAACAGTGGTAGAAGGAGAGGAATCACCGAAACGGGCGAATTTAATGGCCGTGCTTAACGGCGTGATTGGTGATCAGTTGCAGCAAACCCATAATCCGTTTGCGACACCAATGACGCTTCGGTTGAATGGCGAACTTATTGACCTTTCACATGCCAACAGCACCGAGGCATTGTTCTCACGGCTCAGTTCTACTGGTGGCAAAATCCTACTGATGGTTCATGGCTTGTGTCGAAACGATCTCCATTGGCAACAACAGCATGAAGGGCGGCTCGTTAATCATGGTGAAACAGTCAGCCAAGCCTGTGGTTATCAACCTATCTATCTGCGATATAACAGCGGATTACCCGTGTATGCCAATGGTCGGCAACTGGCAGAGATGCTTGAGCGACTTCATGAACATTGGCCGGAGTCAATTGCTGATTTAACTGTGCTAGCCCATAGCATGGGCGGCTTGGTGATCAGAAGTGCCTGTTACCATGCGGAGCAATGCGGTATGAAGTGGCAGCGGTGTCTCAAGCATATTATTTTCTTAGGTACTCCTCACCACGGCGCGCCGCTAGAGCTGATTGGTAGTTGGTTGCACCGAAGCTTGCTACATACGCCGTTTACTGCGCCTTTTAGCCGGCTGGCAAAACTGCGAAGTGCAGGGATAACTGATCTGCGTTATGGCACAGTGCTCGAAGAGGAGTGGCATGGCGAAGACCGCTTTCATCATCGTTCAGATGCTTGTCGGGCAGTGGCATTGCCTACAGGCGTCAACTGTCTGAATGTTGCAGCCACAACGGCATCAAAAGCCAGTACGTTGGCTAAGCGCTTGGTCGGTGATGGCTTGGTGCCGCTTAACAGTGCCTTGGGATATCATGATTTAGCTGAAAAAGCGCAGCCGTTTGAAGATTGTCACCACCATACATTTTACTCGATGAACCATTTGGCGCTGTTAAGTCGACCAGAAGTTGGAGAACGACTGGTTGATTGGTTAGGTGCTGCAAATGACTTTCTTAATGAGTAA
- a CDS encoding fatty acid cis/trans isomerase, translating to MNKGLTKTFSSEYVHHVWRKNRRYWLITLVSLFSGCTVYTGLHYDQIYGFAEPQPRLVSKQDPAAQHYLDTVRPIIEKRCVACHACYDAPCQLKLSSAEGIDRGASKDQVYDGTRLLADKLTRMFVDAQTTAEWRDKAFYPVLNERAQTKEANLEAGVMARMLQLKQAHPLPTTPQLDADKWDFALDRDQQCPDIEQMTSYEKDHALWGMPYGLPAIPKPEHDILIDWLAKGAIMATMPEPNATDAKKIEHWEAFLNGDELKQQLTSRYLYEHLFLSSLYFDEPDTTPRYYRIVRSATPPGQAIEPIGTRRPFDDPKVKRVYYRLMPDRETIVDKTHMPYRLDAQRLENWQTWFIDSNYQVSALPGYHPDVASNPMRAFHDLPIDSRYRFLLDEAQNTIMNFIKGPVCRGQLALNVINDRFWVFFVDPDLMKSARLSQFINEQAVNLDLPAEKDTVVLPLSNWLNYSHAERRFLKAKSEFMNKVFQDGEHLTPNLIWDGDGVNQNASLTIIRHFDSASVMQGLVGKPPKTAWIIDYTLLERIHYLLTAGFDVYGNFGHQLLTRMYMDFLRMEGESNFLTLLPEESRSKALQSWYQGASKELNDYLDTGVGQFHQPTAIRYRTEDPKAELYDLLKQRLAKVLPDNYEVDSSQLTETSKALLKKLEVNISGDRATLFPELTFIMIEQTDPTATPQLFTLMRNSAHKNVSSLFDETDNRDTAKDNMTLIHGLVGSYPSAFWHLQESDLPRLVDTISAVESESGYRQLLDQYGIRRTAQDFWSFSDRLNQQYMQMRPIEGGLLDYNRIENR from the coding sequence ATGAATAAAGGCCTAACGAAAACGTTTTCAAGTGAGTATGTTCACCATGTCTGGCGCAAAAACCGACGCTATTGGCTTATTACGCTTGTCTCATTGTTCTCAGGTTGTACTGTTTACACCGGCCTGCATTACGACCAGATTTACGGCTTTGCCGAGCCACAACCACGGTTGGTCAGCAAGCAAGATCCTGCCGCGCAACACTATTTAGATACCGTTCGCCCTATCATCGAAAAGCGCTGTGTTGCGTGTCATGCCTGTTACGATGCCCCTTGTCAGCTCAAACTATCCTCGGCGGAAGGGATCGACAGAGGCGCAAGTAAAGACCAAGTCTACGATGGCACACGTTTACTGGCCGATAAGCTCACCCGTATGTTTGTCGATGCGCAAACCACCGCCGAGTGGCGTGACAAGGCCTTTTATCCCGTCCTCAATGAGCGCGCACAAACAAAAGAAGCAAACCTAGAAGCCGGTGTGATGGCGCGTATGCTGCAGCTTAAGCAAGCACACCCGCTTCCTACAACCCCGCAATTAGACGCTGATAAATGGGACTTTGCTCTCGACCGCGATCAGCAATGCCCCGACATCGAACAGATGACTAGCTATGAAAAAGATCATGCTCTATGGGGAATGCCCTACGGTTTACCGGCCATCCCCAAACCGGAACACGACATTTTGATCGACTGGCTGGCTAAAGGTGCCATCATGGCGACAATGCCAGAACCCAATGCAACAGACGCGAAAAAAATTGAGCACTGGGAAGCTTTTCTTAATGGCGACGAACTGAAGCAGCAACTTACCAGTCGTTACCTCTACGAGCATCTATTCCTTTCATCACTCTATTTCGATGAGCCTGACACAACACCTCGTTATTATCGTATCGTACGCTCAGCCACACCTCCCGGCCAAGCCATTGAGCCTATCGGCACACGGCGTCCGTTTGATGATCCAAAAGTTAAACGGGTTTATTACCGCCTGATGCCGGATCGAGAAACTATCGTCGACAAAACCCACATGCCCTACCGCCTCGATGCTCAGCGACTTGAGAATTGGCAAACTTGGTTTATTGACAGTAATTATCAGGTATCTGCGCTACCCGGTTATCATCCTGACGTTGCCTCCAACCCGATGCGGGCATTCCATGATCTACCCATTGATAGCCGCTACCGCTTCCTACTCGACGAAGCACAAAATACCATCATGAACTTTATTAAAGGCCCCGTTTGCCGGGGACAGCTAGCACTCAATGTTATCAACGACCGATTCTGGGTGTTTTTTGTCGACCCGGACTTGATGAAATCAGCCAGGCTCAGTCAGTTTATCAATGAACAGGCTGTTAACCTCGACCTTCCGGCAGAGAAAGATACCGTTGTATTGCCACTCAGTAACTGGCTTAACTACAGCCACGCTGAACGCCGCTTTTTAAAAGCAAAAAGTGAGTTTATGAATAAGGTGTTTCAAGATGGAGAACATTTAACGCCAAATCTGATCTGGGATGGGGATGGGGTCAATCAAAACGCTTCGCTCACCATCATACGCCACTTCGACAGTGCCAGCGTCATGCAGGGGCTGGTGGGCAAGCCACCAAAAACAGCATGGATCATCGATTACACCCTGCTGGAAAGGATCCACTACCTGCTCACTGCTGGCTTTGACGTTTACGGTAATTTCGGCCACCAGTTACTCACCCGTATGTATATGGACTTCCTGCGAATGGAGGGCGAGTCAAACTTCTTAACCTTGTTGCCCGAAGAGAGCCGTAGTAAGGCGCTTCAAAGCTGGTACCAAGGGGCAAGTAAAGAACTGAATGACTATCTGGATACAGGCGTTGGCCAATTCCATCAACCCACAGCTATCCGCTACCGTACTGAAGATCCAAAAGCAGAACTATATGACTTACTGAAGCAACGCTTAGCTAAAGTACTTCCAGATAATTACGAAGTTGATAGCAGTCAATTGACCGAAACATCAAAAGCGTTATTGAAAAAACTAGAGGTAAATATCAGTGGTGATCGCGCCACCCTGTTTCCGGAACTGACATTTATTATGATTGAGCAAACGGATCCAACCGCAACACCTCAGCTATTCACCCTGATGCGCAACAGTGCGCATAAAAATGTCTCCAGTCTGTTTGACGAAACGGATAACCGTGACACAGCCAAAGACAACATGACCTTGATCCACGGTTTAGTCGGCAGCTACCCCAGCGCCTTTTGGCATTTGCAGGAATCCGATCTACCACGACTCGTAGACACTATCAGTGCCGTTGAATCAGAGTCAGGTTATCGGCAATTACTTGATCAATATGGAATACGGAGAACCGCTCAGGACTTTTGGAGTTTCAGCGATCGCCTTAATCAGCAGTATATGCAGATGCGCCCAATTGAGGGCGGGCTACTGGATTACAACCGTATCGAAAATCGTTAA
- a CDS encoding PEP-CTERM sorting domain-containing protein, giving the protein MQSLASVPAPATLLLLAAALVGMGAARRKLV; this is encoded by the coding sequence GTGCAATCGCTTGCCTCTGTTCCAGCGCCAGCAACCTTACTGTTGCTGGCTGCAGCCTTGGTAGGGATGGGCGCCGCTCGCCGTAAGTTGGTATAG